In the Paenibacillus sp. FSL R7-0337 genome, GACGGCACTCATTGCGGTGATGATGTTATTTACTGGAGGATACGATAGTCCTTTTAAGCTATATGTACTGAATCCGGTGCTGTTTGCGGCGGGTGCGCTCTCTCTTTATTTTGCCTGGAGTCTGATCTTGGGCTATATTGCCATAGTGGCGGCATCGGGCTATATGGAATCCGGTTCTCCCGGTCCTTCGATTGCTGAAATTATGCTTGCCAATGGTAACCTGTTTCTAGCCCTGGCTCTCGCGGTTATAGTTATGCAGATGGTTAAGGGGATAAAGCGGCAGCGGGAGGAAGCGAACGCGCGGACCAACGATACCATGGAACATATCAAATCGCTTTATCACATCGTGGAAACATCAAGCCAGCATGACTTCATGAATATTGGCCAAGTGATTACTGACTATGTGGTCAAGCTTACCAAGCTGGAGAAGGCCCTGTTCTGGTTCGCCAAAAAGAGCGGGGAGCCTGCTCCACAGAGCCGCCAGACGGGATGGCAGCATGAGGAGGAGCGCTTTCTGTTCATGGAGCTGGAGAAGCACGAGCATGAATGGAGGCTGCAGCGTGAACCGGTATTCAAAAGTATGCCGGGAATCGGTGACTTCCTGCTGATGCCGGTAAGAATGAGCACCCGGTTCGTCGGTATGATCGGAGTGAAGCTGGAAGCGTCGGAAGGGCTGGAGGGCCGCAGATGGTACATTCAGCAGCTGATGTTCCTGTCGGAGCTGAGTGCGATTATTTT is a window encoding:
- a CDS encoding ATP-binding protein is translated as MLMISMETALIAVMMLFTGGYDSPFKLYVLNPVLFAAGALSLYFAWSLILGYIAIVAASGYMESGSPGPSIAEIMLANGNLFLALALAVIVMQMVKGIKRQREEANARTNDTMEHIKSLYHIVETSSQHDFMNIGQVITDYVVKLTKLEKALFWFAKKSGEPAPQSRQTGWQHEEERFLFMELEKHEHEWRLQREPVFKSMPGIGDFLLMPVRMSTRFVGMIGVKLEASEGLEGRRWYIQQLMFLSELSAIILERHELGVIENRLIITNEQNRIADEMHDSVSQSLFGIVYATHSLKQTWRKMSDRELEEQIELIHDSATKVAKELRITIYSLSSKKSGGPSWLGMVRSHLKSLSRLNDVEIELKITGDDFSLPYPYHKALFRIISEATGNAIRHGAASRVDVELSLKPKWIRLSIVDDGVGFEADLILAESEDHSGGLGMKNMQYLAQSLGGDFQLTSSENAGTRILISIPVGVAELKNA